A section of the Humulus lupulus chromosome 2, drHumLupu1.1, whole genome shotgun sequence genome encodes:
- the LOC133818502 gene encoding ALA-interacting subunit 3 — protein sequence MSSNTATSSSAAAGSADSSATRRNSKRPKYSRFTQQELPACKPILTPRWVISAFMLVSIVFIPIGVASLYASRDVVEIVDRYETDCIPEPFRKDKVKFIQGPQDKGCNRTITIPKRMKQPIFIYYQLDNFYQNHRRYVKSRSDKQLRSNKSMDDVSTCKPENYKGQLPIVPCGLIAWSLFNDTYNFTRGSQQLAVNKKGISWESDREHKFGKDVFPKNFQNGTVQGGAILNESIPLSDQEDLIVWMRTAALPTFRKLYGKIETDLEANEVIQVTLMNYYNTYSFNGKKKLVLSTSSWLGGKNDFMGIAYLTVGGLCFFLAMAFTIVYLIKPRQLGDPSYLSWNRNPGH from the exons ATTCGAGGTTTACTCAGCAAGAACTTCCAGCTTGCAAGCCCATTCTTACTCCAAGATGG GTGATTTCAGCCTTTATGCTTGTCAGCATTGTATTCATCCCTATTGGAGTTGCGTCGCTCTATGCATCACGCGAT GTGGTTGAAATTGTTGATCGATACGAAACTGACTGCATACCTGAGCCCTTTAGAAAGGACAAGGTCAAATTCATTCAGGGCCCTCAAGATAAAGGGTGCAACAGAACAATAACG ATTCCGAAGCGTATGAAGCAGCCTATATTTATCTATTATCAACTTGACAATTTCTACCAGAATCACCGCAG GTATGTCAAGAGCCGAAGTGATAAACAGTTAAGAAGCAACAAAAGTATGGATGATGTTAGCACTTGTAAGCCTGAAAATTATAAGGGTCAGCTGCCAATTGTGCCTTGCGGTCTAATTGCTTGGAGTTTGTTTAACGATACCTATAACTTTACCCGTGGAAGCCAGCAGTTGGCAGTGAACAAAAAGGGTATCTCGTGGGAGAGTGACAGGGAACACAAGTTTGGCAAAGATGTCTTTCCAAAGAACTTTCAGAATGGAACTGTTCAAGGTGGTGCAATTCTTAATGAGAGCATACCG TTGAGTGACCAAGAGGACCTTATTGTTTGGATGCGAACTGCTGCTCTGCCAACCTTCAGAAAGTTGTATGGGAAAATAGAGACAGATCTGGAGGCTAATGAAGTCATACAGGTGACATTAATGAACTACTACAATACTTACAGTTTTAATGGAAAGAAGAAGCTTGTGCTTTCCACTAGTAGTTGGCTTGGTGGCAAAAATGACTTCATGGGTATTGCTTACCTCACTGTTGGTGGGCTGTGCTTCTTCTTGGCTATGGCTTTCACCATCGTATATCTTATTAAACCAAG GCAACTAGGGGATCCTTCATATTTATCGTGGAACAGAAATCCAGGACACTAA
- the LOC133818501 gene encoding uncharacterized protein LOC133818501, whose protein sequence is MQRQLPLRLVKSLTVSSLPTTSTLQELAFAHHPKGLAKVVLKKGKTQLFKDGSPMVYSGAVDRIIGRPPPGTGDMVLVADGEEKPIGWGMYNSSSMFCVRLMQLEEEAKRDPSCALDMMKLLETRIDAAIGLRRSLGLPSANTNAYRLVNSEGDRLSGLIVDVFGDIAVIASSAAWVEKYKPQIEACISGISEVNHINWRPSVEILKEEGLDVSNLKKMNSSTSPHRTKVIENGICYAISLEGQKTGFYADQRENRHFISTISDGQKVLDICCYSGGFALNAARGGAIAVTGIDSSWPALELAKENIVLNNMDPGRISFLREDATEFMKGALSRNETWDIVILDPPKLAPRKKVLQSATGMYRNLNSLAMKLTKRGGLLMTCSCSGAMTQSGMFLRILQGAASTVGRKITLLRQAGAACDHPVDPAYPEGTYLSNILLRVL, encoded by the exons GTTTGGCAAAGGTTGTACTGAAGAAAGGGAAGACACAGCTCTTCAAGGATGGAAGTCCGATGGTTTACAGTGGAGCTGTTGATAGAATAATTGGTAGACCGCCACCGGGGACCGGAGATATGGTGCTGGTAGCTGATGGTGAGGAAAAACCTATTGGTTGGGGCATGTATAATTCTTCCTCTATGTTCTGTGTTCGATTGATGCAGCTAGAAGAAGAAGCAAAAAG AGATCCTTCATGTGCATTGGACATGATGAAACTACTTGAAACAAGGATTGACGCAGCAATAGGATTGCGTAGAAGCTTGGGGCTTCCTTCAGCCAACACGAATGCTTATCGACTTGTGAATAGTGAAGGTGACAG GCTGTCAGGACTAATTGTTGATGTATTTGGGGATATAGCTGTAATAGCATCATCAGCTGCTTGGGTGGAAAAGTACAAACCACAAATAGAGGCCTGCATCAGTGGAATTAGTGAAGTTAATCACATAAACTGGAGACCATCTGTTGAAATTTTAAAAGAAGAAGGATTGGATGTGtcaaatttgaagaaaatgaaTTCATCTACTAGTCCTCACAGAACAAAG GTCATAGAAAATGGGATTTGTTATGCAATTTCACTTGAAGGCCAGAAAACTGGATTTTATGCTGATCAGCGCGAGAATCGTCATTTCATATCAACAATCTCTGATGGTCAGAAAGTGCTTGATATTTGCTGCTATAGTGGTGGTTTTGCTTTAAATGCAGCACGAGGAGGTGCCATTGCTGTCACTG GTATCGATTCATCATGGCCAGCTCTAGAGTTAGCAAAAGAAAATATTGTTCTTAACAACATGGATCCAGGAAGAATATCATTTCTAAGAGAAGATGCAACTGAATTCATGAAGGGTGCTCTCTCTAGAAATGAAACATGGGATATTGTCATTTTAGATCCTCCCAAACTAGCACCACGAAAAAAG GTTTTACAAAGCGCAACTGGCATGTATAGAAATTTAAATTCCCTGGCAATGAAATTGACAAAGAGAGGTGGTCTTCTTATGACTTGTTCATGTTCTGGGGCCATGACGCAGAGTGGAATGTTCTTGAGGATTCTCCAG GGTGCTGCATCGACGGTGGGAAGAAAGATAACCTTGCTGAGACAGGCTGGGGCAGCATGTGACCATCCTGTTGACCCAGCTTACCCAGAAGGCACTTACCTTTCAAACATCCTTCTGAGAGTGCTATAa